The DNA region TGCAATTACTGATATCTTGATCTTGCCTTGTAAATCTGGATTGAAAGTTGCGCCGAATATAATTCTAGACTCATCATCATCTATTTCTTTACGAATACGATTTACTGCTTCATCAACTTCCATTAAAGTGAGATCATTTCCGCCAATAATATGAATCAATACTCCCTCAGCTTTTCTGATGGAGGAATTATCAAGCAAAGGATTAGATATAGCAATTTCTGCAGCCTTAATAGCTCTATCCTCGCCGCTAGCTTCTCCTGTTCCCATCATTGACCTTCCTCCTTTTTTGATAATAGTAACAACATCAGCAAAATCTAAATTAATTAGTCCAGGTAAGTTAATTAAGCTAGTCATATTAGTTACTGCATCTGTTAACACAGTATCAGCCATCTTAAATGCTTCAATAAAAGTAGTAATATGATTACTAACTCTAAATAAATATTGATTTGGAATTATTATTACAGTATCAACATTCTTTTGCAATTCTTCAATTCCAGCTTCAGCGATTCTCATTCTTTGCCCACCTTCAAGAGTAAAAGGTTTTGTTACAACTGCAACAGTGAGAATTCCAAGCTCTTTAGCAATTCTTGCAACTACTGGAGCTGCGCCGGTTCCAGTTCCTCCGCCCATTCCAGCTGCAATGAATATCATATTACTATTTTCAATATGGCGTTTAATTTCATCGGCTGACTCTTCTGCTGCTGCTGCCCCAACATTAGGATCAGCTCCAGCTCCCATGGTACTTTTTCCAAGCTGAATCTTATTTTCGGCTAAAGACATGTTTAATGCCTGAGCATCAGTATTTGCGACAATAAAAGTTACTCCTTGCAAATTGGATGTAATCATATTATCTACAGCGTTACTTCCTCCTCCTCCTACTCCAAATACAGTAATCACTGGAGCTCCTGTTAATTTTTCTGGAGTTTGTAAATCTGCACTCATAAAAAAATCTGCCCTTAATTAACCTTAACTAATCATAAATTGTTTATATCGAATACATACAGTTGTTTATATTATTTTACATAGTATGTAAGTACTATTTAATTTTTTATACTATAAGTAATAGTAATTATGGCTCTTAAACTTAACATATAGCCTATTTATAATAGCATATCAAGCTCAATTATAAAATACAAATTTTTAAATACTAATCAGGAATTCTTTGGACTCTTGCATTACAGTTCTGTAATTTTTCAACTAAAGACTCATATCCGCGGTCTAAGTGATGCATGCGTTTAACTTTAGTAATCCCTACAGCTGATAATCCAGCTAAAACCAAAGATACTGAAGCTCTAAGGTCTGTTGCTATTACATCAGCACCATGTAATTTCTTGACTCCTGTAACTACTGCTTCTCTGGATTGAATGACAATATTGGCTCCCATTTTAATTAGCTCAAATACATGCATGTAGCGATTTTCATATATATTCTCGGTAATAATTGATACTCCATCTGCAATAGACATTAGGCTCATAAATTGAGCTTGAAGGTCAGTTGGAAATTTTGGATATGGATTAGTTTGTATATTAAGAGGCTTAATAATATTAGCCCCTTCGATAATTAAGCTATTTTCATTCTGATATTGTATTATTGCGCCTGATAATCGCAGTTTTGTAATTGCTGATTTAAGATGTTTAAATATAACATTATTAAGCTTAATTTTCCCTTGTGTTATAGCTGCTGCTACCATATAAGTACCAGCTTCAATACGGTCAGGAATAATACTGTAGTTAGCCCCATTAAGCTCTTTAACTCCTATGATACTAATATTAGCAGTACCAATACCTGTAATATTTGCCCCCATTTTTCTTAAACAATAACATAAATCAGCAATTTCAGGTTCTTGAGCACAATTAGCAAGTTTAGTACTACCATTAGCTAACACTGCACACATAATAGCAGTAATAGTTGCTCCTACTGAAACCTTATCAAACTTGAAACTTATACCGTGCATTCTACTACTACAATTCGCACTAATATAGTCGTCTTCTAGTTGAATATTAGCGCCAAATGCCTTTAATGCAGCTAAATGCAGGTCAATACGTCTTTGCCCAATTGCACATCCACCTGGTGATGCTATTCTAACTTGCCCAAGACGTAATAATAAAGGGGCTAATATCCAAATAGAAGCCCTCATTTTTTTTACTATATTACATGGAGGAGAAAAATGACCGCTAATGTTATTAGCTGTTAATGCAATAGTTCCACTTCCAACAATTTCTACATGAACACCACAACTTTTCAATATGAATAGCATATCACTAACATCTGACAATTGTGGTACATTATTGATAACTAAAGTTTTAGAACTTAATAAGCTTGCAACTATAATTGGTAAAGCTGCATTTTTAGCACCACTAATATTTATCTCGCCCCTTAATGATTTGCCGCCTTCAACTAATATACTACTCACCGATTATTAATTTTTTACAATTTTAACGTTATGAACTATTTATGCTTATAATTCTAACGTTATTAGATCAAACTTTACTTTGTATATAAACAAAAAAAGCATAAAAATTACATCGTTATTTTAGTTTTTGGCATTTTGCTGATGTAAAATTATATCAATCATACTTAGAACATTTAAACAATGATAATATATTTTACTAGAAACTATGCAAAAAATATAGCTTCAATGCAATAAGAGATGCAATATAAAAAAGCGCGAGAAGAAAGGATAAGCTTTTTAAAAGCTATAGTATAGCAAAGAATGATATGTTTTTTATGTTTTTGATTTCTTAAAATTATAACTCTAAATTATTTTTAGCGTTATGAAGAAAGTATAATATCTTAAATTGCTATAATTTTATGCTCTATCTTCATTTAAAAAAATCAAGGTTTTTATTCTATAAGTTCAATGTACACTTTTGAGTTTTCTTGAATTATAACTTATACATTGCTCTGTAGATTTGCAATACCTAACATCTAGAATCAGTATGCTTAATAATATTTATAATGACTTTTTCTTCTTTTTAACTAATGCGAAAACTGTATACTATGCCTTTATGAGACTGTGATACAATAGACTTCTTTCGAAACTGGTTAAAGAGTTCAAAATTATAAATGCAAGAGATCAAATTAAATCTAAGATCGAATCTTTTACGTCTATTTCGATATTTGTCAGCGATAATTTTGAACTACCTTAACCAGTTTCGAAAGAAGTCTAATAAATTAGATGTTTGTTAATACTGCATGATATTTCAAAAACCATCCCAAGTTTCATAGAATATGTGTATTATTTATATAACATGTTATAGTACTTTTATGTATTTGTATATTGACATTGATATATATGCAATCTATATTAACTGAGTATAAATAATTGTTTATATTTAGTTAATTAATATTAAAAGGTGTCTATGTCTTACTTTTTACGTAGAATTTTTTCAAGAGAAACATATAACTGTGTATCCAAAGCAGTTCAAGCTATACAAGAAGCAAAACCTGTAGCGAATAGTGCTATAAATCATTATAGTAGCATACATAACGCTATTTATAGTTTTGAGAAAGTGAAAGTGAATCAGTTTGCTAAAAATAGTACTGAAAATAACCCTACTCAATCTATACCAGATTTAACAAAGTATGCTGTTGATTTAGCAGCTCCTATTATATTACAGCGTATTACGAATGTAGAAATTGCTGCAGTAGGAGCAGCAGCATTCGAATTATATAAACAAGATGGCGGTAAAAAATTAGGTAAAATTTTTTCACATGGTGCTAATCTTATATGTGATGGCCTTAACCTTGTTTCAAAAGTAGCGCAGTTTGCATTTTATGGAGGGAAAGCAGGTATCAATGCTGCTGGTGATTATATATATACAAATGAACCATTGGATAACGAAATAGAAAAAGGATCGAATGGTGCTGAAAATTTCACAATGCGTGAGATGACAACAACAGAAGATACTGCTTTCAGTAGCTTTATAGCAGTAGAGAAAATAATAGAAGATAATCACAATACATCAATAAGTGAAAGCATAGAAAATAATTTTTCAATGGTGCTAGATGCTAACGATGTTCCTCTTGCAGGAAGCATGCAGGAAGTTATTGTATAAGCATAATAACGCCAGTTTAGGATAAGAGAAAGCAGGGAAGGCATAATACAAAAGGTATACAAAAGATAATGTGCAATTATAATTATGTGATATATTAAATATAGTTTTAATTAATAGCCATTTATTTATTGCTCGCATGTTTGCACATGCAAATTTAGAATAAGAAACAGTTAGAAAGAGATATATATACAAGTATTACAATGGTCAATGTTCAGGTTATTAAGTATAGTATTATGAACTAATACTTGTAGAAATATGATCAATGAATAAACTGTTATTAATTGAAATTATATTTAAATATATCGCATAATTTAATTGTGCATTATCTCTCGTAGACCTTTTACATTATGCTTTCTCTGCTTTTTCTTATCCTAAACTGGCGTTAATAGAATTCAACGTCTAATGATACTCTTTATTATTCCAGATAAAATAGATTTCTAACTGAAAAAATATCTTGCTTTTTAGTAAATATCTAGTTATCATCTTTTTTAGTTTATAAGTTGTTAGATGTTTAGCCCGTGTGATGGAATGGTAGACATAACGGACTTAAAATCCGTGGGACATTAGTCCTTGCCGGTTCAAGTCCGGCCATGGGTACCATAATATAAAATTCCTTAAGAGTAGTTATAGTTTGTTCTTAGGTTTTAAGCTGCATCTTATAAATAATAATAATTGTTTTCTGATAAAGCTTATATATCTAAAAGCATTATTTCATCAACTGTTAACCAATGGTATATATTTTTTACTGTATTGCAAGAAAGAAATCTTGCCATTATCTCCTTCCAATAAGTTAGTAAAGGCGCAGTAGTTTAGTTATCCAAGTTTCCATCACCAGCCACATCAAACGTAACATACGAATTTTTCTGTATTGCCGCTTTCCTGATAACTTCATATAGCTATAAACTACTATAAAACAGTTAGGTTATATATTTTTCGAAAAGTGTGTCTATGTCACAGTGATATTTTGTTCTTTAATGGCGGTAACTTAAGTCTAAATGCTACCTTGCTATATCTATGCTAACTTTTTAAAGTTATTATCTATAAAGATATTGTGCTAAGCCTTACCAGTAAATACATCTAAGCTACTATAAAACAGTTATATTATATACTTTTTGAAAAGTGTATCTAGGTCATAGTTATAGCAGAACTATTACAACTGTTTTATAGTAGCTTAGCTATAGCAGGTTATCAGAATTAGCGGATGTTATTCGCAAGAGAAGCAGGTAGTTGACTTAACTGTTATAAGCATAACAATAATGCTCGTTTCTTATTTTTTGTATGAAAGCTGTAAAACGAAAAAATCTATAGCCTTTTCAGAAAATCGTGAGTTAAGAGAAGAGATTTCTGGAGTAGAGCAGGTTGTAGATTTGAGAGCGAAATAGACAGAGGAAATACTTGCTGAAGTCAAAACATTAAAAGATAGATTAGAGAGCGTAATAGAAAGCCGGTATTTAGAAACTACTGCAAAAATTAATAATTTTAACTAAAAACTTGAGATATTAGAGAATCAGCATAAGCAGAGTCTATATAGCCAAGCCACTATAAAACGGGTATGTTATATATCTTTCGAAAAACTTATCTAGATCATAGTTATAACCAGACTATTATAATTTTTTTTGTAGTAGTTTAGCTATACCAGCAGATTCTATACAAACATGTCACTAGTTTGTAAAGCCATTCAGCGCGTTATTATTAAATTTTTTTGTTTGAACTTTATTATTAATTAGCATAGCCGTATCAAATGTGTCATTAGAAACATCAATTCCTAAAATTATACTATTCATAACCCGAGTTTGATATAAGAAATATGCCATACTACAGGAAAAGTAAAAATTACAGCACGTTTCACACTATACATAGGTGTGAAACGTGCTGTAATTTTTACTTTTTTATTGCAAAAAGCGTTCTATTAACTTAAAAATCTTTGCTATAGACATCATAATCGTGTTTCTTTTTATGGCTATAGGAGTTTTTAATATTACCTCTTTATTCTTGCTTTTTTATATTTTTTTTGCATTCAACTATTGGAAGTACTTACTCATTCTGTTCTCTGCTATATTTCTTATATCGAACTTTGGTTATTATAAGTATAGTCAATTAGTATTTGTGCCAATATTTTTTGCCATTTTTTTTCAGTAATTGATGATTAAATTCTGCTCCATATATGAAGATTATAGCTATTATATGAAAGAATAATAACGTAATAATTATGCTTCCTAAAGATCCATATATAAGATTTAATTGACTATAGTAAGCTGTAGATTTAGATAGCATTGTACCACTGAATATCCATAACATCACAGTAATTATTGCTCCTGGTACTACTTCTCTAAATTTTAAATTAGTATTTGGAACAAAATAGTAGATTGTTGATACAGTAAAAAACAATGTTAGCACAATAAATGTATATCTTAACAAAATCCATATTGGACTTAATGTTTTGGTAAAGACAATTGTTGTTGGTATCTTTCTTAATATTATTGGAGTAAAGACAAATAGTACTATGGTTAAAAAAATGATAATACTTGTTATTAAAAACTGTGTTATACTTAATAGTCTCCGTAACCAATAAGGCGGGGGACAATTTACTTGATGTACTCTATTCAATATTGTACGTATGCCTTCAACAAATGATGAAGATGTCCAGATTGTGCCAAAGATTGCTAGAGTTAGCAAACTTTGGGGAGGATTTTCAAGTATTTCATGTATTCTTGGAACGATAGTTTCTGCAACATTTGCTGGTAAATTACTGAGTAATATAGCAATACCATTTTTTCCTAATTCCGATACCCCTAAGAAGCTACTGGAAGCTAAAAAAAACATTACAAATGGAAAAATTGATAACAATATCATAAAGGCCATATAACCTGCATGCTCAATACCATCATGCTCTATTGTTTTAAAGATAGCTTGTGCTAAACAGCGTATATAACGCCAAATCATAACATGTATTTCAAATTTTTAAATATAATTATATTTGATGATATTATATATGAAAAAATGTATAACCGCCAGAACTTCTGCAAAAATGCTATAATAAAAAGATAGTACCATTAAACTACCAAAAATTGATGTGTGCTATGAAGCAGAGTATATAAGCTAGCTGTTGAAAGAACAGCATTAAAAATAGTGATATAAAATATTGTATAAAAAATCAAGAAACAAAATTACCATAAGCCTTTCAGGTATAAAAATTTTAAAAGTAATTGCGTTTTTAATATTTTTGCCCATAAAAAAATAAGACTTAAAAATCCTAATATGTGCTGCAATTACTGTTATGTCTGATCTTTTTCTGAGGTAATGATGGTACTAAGATTTTACTATTTTACAAGCGGTAATTGCTGCATTACCAATAATAACAGTAGACCTTTTTCGAAACTGGTTAAGGTAGATCAAAATTATAAATGCCAGAGATCAAATTAAATCTAATACCGAATCTTTTACGTCTATTTCGATATTTGTCAGCAATAATTTTGAACCGTTTTAGCATACCAATAACGTTTTCATTGACAACTCTTTCTCCTGCTAACCTACGATTATTCTTTTTATCATTTTTTGTTAAAGGATTTTTCTTGCTTTTTTTCTTTGATAATTCAGAATTATTGTGAATTTTTTGTATACCTTGATATCCTGAATCAGTAATCGCTTTAACCTTAGGATGAATAAGAATTTTGGATTCCTTAAATAATCTAAAGTCATGTTTTTTTAGCGTTAGAAAAATCTGTACATATTACTTGGTGGGTTTTCTTATCTGACACTATTTGAGTTTTTAGTGTATGCCTTTTCTTCTTTCCTGAATAATAGAATTTTTGTTTTTTTTAGGTCTTTCTATAGGACTTTCAGTAGCATCAATCAAGACTACTTCATAATTCATATCACTCTTCATTAAAGCTTTACGATCTGGAAGAGCAAAGTTTGAGTGTTTAACTAGGGTGTCTTCTACCCATTTTACAGCTTTATATGCTGAACTTTCACTAATCCCATAGTTCTGGCCTATATGAATAAGTACAGTATTCTCTAAGGTATTCTAAGACCATCAGCAACTGTTCCTCCAAATTGAGCTTATTTTTACGCCCGCCTTTTGATTTCTTAAGACAATCAGCTTGCCTCAAAATATCCACCATCTTTGAAAATGTTCCCTTCCTTACTTCTGTTAATCGACGAAATTTTTCATCACCTAACTCTTTAATCTGATCTAATTTCATTATTACTTCAAATCAGATCTTTATAACGCTATTCTACATCATTCTCTAGTTTTGAAAAAAGTCTAGTTTTGAAAAAAGTCTAGTGATGATAATGTGATAGTTTCTTATCGTTTTGTTACACAAGTTTGATATAATGAGATAGGATAGAGATAGAGGAAATAAGGATTAGAGTAGCAGTTTAACAGGAATATGATAGAAAGAATAAAAAAAGAGAGTTGTAAAAAAGATAAGATAGAGTATAAAGATCTGAAGAATAAAAAATGAGTTCTGAATATGATTCCTCTGGTAGAGAATTTCTGCATAATAGATGATTTTTTGCAAGTTTTTTGAAGAATGAATAAAAAAATATATAGCTAAACTAGTATAAAACAGTTATAATAGTTTTGCTGCCACTATAGATATACTTAAAAAGTATATAATACAGCTGTTTTATACTGGTTTAGCTATATTAGGCAATTTGCTTAACATTTATCTGATAGAAAAAAACTCAAAACGCTTATCCTTACTGATGTTATGTGTAAATTATTATTCCATACAAATACTGTATTCTTTCCTATCTCAAAACGTTTTGACTCTTTTTCAAAACTAATTTTCTCTCTTTCATTTATGTCCAGCGCCTTTTCCAAAATCTATAGTATATGTCATACTAATTACTTTTTCTTTAACATTTTATTATTATGATTATTTCATAGTAGTTTAGCTGTATCATTTGCTTTTTTCCTTTAAAAGTCTCATCAAATTCTCTCGTAATAAGATACCATAACAGAATTCTACTCACCTTTGTGCGGAGAATAATGGTTCAACTCATATCTATAGTCATTTACAACGAGGTTTAAGCATAGAAAGAAGCGATAAAAATTAATAGAATCCGTTAGTTATAAAGTTATTTTTTGCTACCTTATTCTCTAATTTAAATCTTATAGAAAAGCTTTGTGCTAATATGAAGATGTGAATAAGTATGATAGCTGATCTTTTGTAA from Orientia tsutsugamushi str. Boryong includes:
- the ftsZ gene encoding cell division protein FtsZ, producing the protein MSADLQTPEKLTGAPVITVFGVGGGGSNAVDNMITSNLQGVTFIVANTDAQALNMSLAENKIQLGKSTMGAGADPNVGAAAAEESADEIKRHIENSNMIFIAAGMGGGTGTGAAPVVARIAKELGILTVAVVTKPFTLEGGQRMRIAEAGIEELQKNVDTVIIIPNQYLFRVSNHITTFIEAFKMADTVLTDAVTNMTSLINLPGLINLDFADVVTIIKKGGRSMMGTGEASGEDRAIKAAEIAISNPLLDNSSIRKAEGVLIHIIGGNDLTLMEVDEAVNRIRKEIDDDESRIIFGATFNPDLQGKIKISVIASSICNQLSEEKKSAENAENTDLVDDSNMECIKTDETDKLNVSELNCNMAHDSFNANVTKNSGIINNKPPKDDSLSLLHSSSIRQLEEPQTKPKMSIFARMWRSIKSDYPTAKATEDNDSQVASDGNIYEIPTFLRKNKK
- the murA gene encoding UDP-N-acetylglucosamine 1-carboxyvinyltransferase, encoding MSSILVEGGKSLRGEINISGAKNAALPIIVASLLSSKTLVINNVPQLSDVSDMLFILKSCGVHVEIVGSGTIALTANNISGHFSPPCNIVKKMRASIWILAPLLLRLGQVRIASPGGCAIGQRRIDLHLAALKAFGANIQLEDDYISANCSSRMHGISFKFDKVSVGATITAIMCAVLANGSTKLANCAQEPEIADLCYCLRKMGANITGIGTANISIIGVKELNGANYSIIPDRIEAGTYMVAAAITQGKIKLNNVIFKHLKSAITKLRLSGAIIQYQNENSLIIEGANIIKPLNIQTNPYPKFPTDLQAQFMSLMSIADGVSIITENIYENRYMHVFELIKMGANIVIQSREAVVTGVKKLHGADVIATDLRASVSLVLAGLSAVGITKVKRMHHLDRGYESLVEKLQNCNARVQRIPD
- a CDS encoding YihY/virulence factor BrkB family protein, with protein sequence MIWRYIRCLAQAIFKTIEHDGIEHAGYMAFMILLSIFPFVMFFLASSSFLGVSELGKNGIAILLSNLPANVAETIVPRIHEILENPPQSLLTLAIFGTIWTSSSFVEGIRTILNRVHQVNCPPPYWLRRLLSITQFLITSIIIFLTIVLFVFTPIILRKIPTTIVFTKTLSPIWILLRYTFIVLTLFFTVSTIYYFVPNTNLKFREVVPGAIITVMLWIFSGTMLSKSTAYYSQLNLIYGSLGSIIITLLFFHIIAIIFIYGAEFNHQLLKKNGKKYWHKY